A stretch of Mustela nigripes isolate SB6536 chromosome 6, MUSNIG.SB6536, whole genome shotgun sequence DNA encodes these proteins:
- the SKIDA1 gene encoding SKI/DACH domain-containing protein 1, producing MGDLKSGFEEVDGVRLGYLIIKGKQMFALSQVFTDLLKNIPRTTVHKRMDHLKVKKHHCDLEELRKLKAINSIAFHAAKCTLISREDVEALYTSCKTERVLKTKRRRVGRALATKAPPPERAAAAASPRPGFWKDKHQLWRGLSGAARPLPISAQSPRPGAAAARPAAHLPQIFSKYPGSHYPEIVRSPCKPPLNYETAPLQGNYVAFHSDPAYFRSLLCSKHPAAAAAAAAAAAAAAAAAAYYQASAAGPEPKAAAGAGGPVSLTYRCKRKRGGAKDCLLAPHAGTRRLLLLPRSYKAKAAAAAAAAAAAAAAGATCLERFHLVNGFCTPPHHHHHHHHHHHHHHHRAQQPPPNHPPPHHHRPQPHLGSFPESCSSDSESSSYSDHAANDSDFGSSLSSSSNSVSSEEEEEEGEEEEEEEEEEEEEEEGGSGASDSSEVSSEEEDSSTESDSSSGSSQVSVQSIRFRRTSFCKPPSVQAQANFLYHLASAAAATKPAAFEDAGRLPDLKSSVKAESPEEWNLQSWAPKASPVYCPASLGSCFTEIRNDRVSEITFPHSEISSTVKRTDLTINCLAEGASSPSPKTNNAFPQQRILREARKCLQASPTTHCADNNTIAARFLNNDSSRAAANSEKDSKIPHCAEFATDLSSSHTDSEVDAAAATKTETPCTNTGDKTLPFLHNIKIKVEDSSANEDYEPDLITNKLKCECNDTKGEFYSVTESKEEDALFTTAKEEGFACPEKETPSLNPLAQSQGLSCTLGSPKPEDGEYKFGARVRKNYRTLVLGKRPVLQTPPVKPNLKSARSPRPTGKTETHEGTLDDFTVINRRKKVASNVASAVKRPFNFMANFPCPPSLIIGKDGDLWPAYSLNTTKDSQPPHKAHPIWKWQLGGSAIPLPPSHKFRKFNS from the coding sequence ATGGGAGACCTGAAGTCAGGTTTTGAAGAGGTGGATGGCGTGAGGCTCGGCTACCTCATCATTAAAGGAAAGCAAATGTTTGCCCTCTCCCAAGTCTTCACGGATCTGCTGAAAAACATCCCGAGGACGACCGTGCACAAGCGCATGGATCATTTGAAAGTGAAAAAGCACCACTGCGATCTGGAGGAGTTGCGGAAACTCAAGGCAATCAACAGCATCGCCTTCCACGCCGCCAAATGCACGCTCATCTCTCGGGAAGACGTGGAAGCGCTCTACACCTCCTGCAAAACCGAGCGCGTCCTCAAGACCAAGCGCAGGAGGGTCGGCCGGGCCCTGGCCACAAAGGCGCCGCCACCAgagcgcgccgccgccgccgccagcccCCGCCCGGGTTTTTGGAAGGACAAGCACCAACTTTGGCGGGGCCTGAGCGGAGCCGCACGGCCCCTGCCAATCAGCGCGCAGTCCCCGCGCCCGGGCGCCGCCGCCGCGCGCCCCGCCGCCCATCTACCTCAGATTTTTAGCAAATACCCGGGCTCGCACTATCCGGAAATCGTGCGTTCGCCTTGCAAACCCCCTCTAAACTATGAAACTGCCCCGCTCCAGGGAAACTACGTTGCTTTCCACTCGGACCCTGCTTATTTTCGGAGCCTGCTCTGCAGCAAGCACccggctgccgccgccgccgccgccgcggctgccgccgccgccgccgccgccgccgcctacTACCAGGCGTCGGCGGCCGGGCCCGAGCCCAAGGCGGCGGCGGGCGCTGGAGGCCCGGTGAGCCTGACCTACCGGTGCAAGCGCAAGCGCGGGGGCGCCAAGGACTGCCTGCTCGCGCCCCACGCCGGCACCCGCCGCCTGCTCCTGCTGCCCAGGTCCTACAAAGCcaaggcggcggcggcggcggcggcagcggcggcggcggcggccgccggGGCCACTTGCCTGGAGAGGTTTCATCTGGTTAACGGCTTCTGCAcgcctccccaccaccaccaccaccaccaccatcaccaccaccatcaccaccaccggGCCCAGCAGCCGCCGCcgaaccacccccccccacatcACCACCGGCCTCAGCCCCATCTCGGCAGCTTTCCCGAGAGCTGTAGCAGCGACTCGGAGTCCAGCTCCTACTCGGACCATGCAGCCAACGACTCAGATTTTGGCTCCAGTTTGTCCAGCTCCAGCAACTCGGTGTcctcggaggaggaggaggaggagggagaagaggaggaggaggaggaagaggaggaggaagaggaggaagaggggggtaGCGGGGCCTCGGATTCCAGCGAAGTCAGCTCGGAGGAGGAGGACTCGTCCACGGAGTCGGACTCCAGCTCCGGTTCCAGCCAAGTGTCCGTGCAGAGTATCCGTTTCAGACGCACCAGCTTCTGCAAGCCTCCCAGCGTGCAGGCGCAGGCCAACTTCTTGTACCATCTGGCCTCCGCCGCCGCTGCAACCAAACCCGCTGCTTTCGAGGATGCCGGCAGACTTCCCGACCTCAAGAGTAGTGTCAAAGCGGAGTCGCCGGAGGAGTGGAATCTGCAGAGCTGGGCCCCCAAAGCGTCTCCGGTGTACTGCCCCGCCAGCCTGGGGAGTTGTTTCACAGAGATAAGGAACGATAGGGTATCTGAGATTACATTCCCACACTCTGAAATTTCCAGTACTGTAAAGAGAACTGACCTGACAATTAACTGCCTGGCGGAGGGGGCCTCTTCACCTAGCCCAAAGACAAACAATGCATTTCCACAACAAAGAATACTCCGAGAGGCGAGGAAATGCCTACAAGCAAGTCCTACTACACACTGTGCAGATAACAACACAATAGCTGCTAGGTTCTTAAATAATGATTCTTCGCGAGCAGCGGCAAATTCAGAAAAAGATTCCAAAATCCCTCATTGTGCTGAATTTGCTACGGATTTGTCCTCTTCACACACTGATTCTGAGGTGGATGCAGCAGCAGCAACTAAAACTGAGACTCCCTGCACTAACACAGGAGACAAGACCTTGCCATTTCTGCACAATATTAAAATCAAAGTAGAAGACAGTAGTGCTAATGAAGACTATGAACCTGACCTTATTACAAATAAGCTTAAGTGCGAGTGCAATGATACAAAGGGTGAGTTTTACAGTGTGACTGAAAGTAAGGAGGAGGACGCCTTGTTCACCACAGCCAAGGAAGAAGGTTTTGCATGCCCTGAAAAAGAAACTCCTTCCTTAAACCCACTGGCTCAGAGTCAGGGCCTTTCATGCACTTTAGGTTCTCCAAAACCTGAGGATGGGGAATATAAATTTGGTGCCAGGGTGAGAAAAAATTACCGGACACTAGTACTGGGAAAGCGACCTGTACTTCAGACACCTCCAGTCAAACCAAATTTGAAATCAGCTAGAAGTCCTCGTCCTACAGGTAAAACTGAGACACATGAAGGAACACTGGATGATTTTACAGTTATAAACAGACGCAAAAAGGTAGCCAGCAATGTAGCATCAGCAGTGAAAAGGCCATTTAATTTCATGGCAAATTTTCCTTGTCCACCATCCCTCATTATTGGGAAAGATGGGGATTTGTGGCCGGCGTATTCCTTAAACACTACTAAGGATTCCCAACCTCCTCACAAGGCCCATCCTATATGGAAATGGCAGCTGGGCGGTTCTGCAATACCTCTTCCACCTAGTcacaaattcaggaaatttaattCATAA